The window CTTGGCGATTACACACCATGGCCTCTTTCCATCATCCGCGCCAAACATCATAAAGAAAGCCTATATCCCTACTGTTGGTCGTCTCACTTTCAATTCTGCGGATAATGTATTTTGTTATACTCAATCTGCAGCAAATCTTCTTGATGAGCATAATGTGACTGTACCAAAAAAAGTGATCCACAATGGAATTGATTGTAATCGGTTTTCTCCCGATCCAAGCGCTACTTCAAGCGCAGGTCAGCAATTACTATTTGTGGGAAGAGTGAAACGCGGAAAAGGCGCTGAACTGCTAATGGAAGCCTTCGAATCAGTGAAACAAGATTATCCTGAACTGAGCGTAAAAATCGTTGGTGATGGTCCTCAACTCTCGACCTTACAGGAGAAATATGATGATAACCGTATCATATATGCCGGAGAGATTTCCTACGAAGAGATGCCAAAACAGTTTAGAGAAAGTGATCTGTTAGTTTTACCAACGGTGACAGAGGCGGCAATTCCGAGAGTTGTTATGGAGGCGTGGGCATGTGGTATACCAGCAGTTATGACCGATGTCCCGAGGGCTGATCGTTCTAAGATTAACGCAGGGGGAATTAGCCTTTCGCGTCGAACATCTGAAGAGGTGGAAACAGCAATTAGGCGACTTCTAGAGGATGATCAACTTCGACGAGAAAAAGGGAAGAGAGGACGAAACATAGTGCTCAACAATTTTTCGTGGGAAGAAACAGTCAATATGACTACAGACCAACTTAGACAAATCTCTAATCTTCAGTGATGGAAAGGCTATTAAAATCGTTATTCACCGTTCTGCTTCTTTTGTTTTCGATAGTCATTATTGGAATCCACCAGTATGGCCTCTTCCCTGCAGTATTAGTCTTTGCGCTTATCTCACTCGGATTAGTTCTCGTCGCTGCTGTTCTATTTAGGACACCAGTGATGGCATCTATAACTTTCATTATAGGGGTTGCAGTTATTTACCGGCTAATTGTATTCCTGTATCCTGCCACACTTATCGGCGTAGATACAGATAAGAAAGCATACTGGACTTCCGAAGTTCTTAGAGTGGGATCAACCGACGGAATCCGTTCTGATTTTTATCAACAAGCACCACTCTATCATATTCACTCGGCGTCTATCGCCGAGATTGCTAATATCAGTGTAATTGATTCTTTCGTAATTTATCCATTACTGTCCGGAATTATTGTCCCGCTCACATCTGCAATTTTAGTCCGGTTAATTATCCCTGGAAATAGCGATGTACCTAGTGTTATTGCCGCAACGATCGCAGCGGTGTCCACTGCTGTTATGCAACAATCATATTGGCCAATTGCGCAAACGTTTTCCTTATTCGTCTGGTGCATATTTATCATTTCACTTGCTCTTTATCTCAAAAGACGACCACAAAAACAGTTACTTATTCTTACACTCTGTGTTGTGTCACTCGTATACTCTCATAAATTGCCGCTGGTACTGGTTCTCGGGTTATTGGCTGCAACAGGTATTGCTTTGTATCTGGTTCGCTCCGAGAGCAGTTCTACTGGAGTATCAATCCAAGAACGGCCTGAGCTATCGATGTTCGTCTTATGTGGTCTTATACTCTTTCTTCACTGGGGCTATGTATCATATTATATGGATGATGTAATCCGACGTATAACAGTCTTATTTGCTTCTGGATCCGCTTCTGCTCCTTCAGCGCCGTCGATCCCAACAGCGGTTGACCCCGTCAACCCAGGGCTTATCGGGCAAACAATTGCCTATCCGAATTCATTATCATTGTTTTTTGAACGATCCCATGCCGTTGTGTTGTTACTGGTCGCTGGAGGATGCTGGGCATATATCGCATACGAACTGTATACTGGCAGAAGATTGGAGAAGGAAACTACAAGTCTCGTATTAGGAGGTGCAGCATTTGGAGTTATTCTCACTGCTCTTGGAGTGATAAGCATTGGTGCGCTTAATCCGAACCGTCCCCTAATGATGATTGAGCCTCTTCTGGCTGTAATTATCGCAATCACCGTCTACAGTTTCCTTTGGGGAAGACAGAATATCGGCCACTATCTTGGAGTGTTTGTAGTTGTACTGCTGCTAATCACTCAACTGTTTGCAGCACCAGCTATTCCTGATTATCCAAACACACCCCGGTACTATCTTACGGCAGATGAAGTTGAAGGTAAATCGTTCGGTTGTGAATACATGAACGAAACAATTCATACCGATTACTACTCTTACCAAGAGCGGTTTATTAATGGAGAGCATTGCGATGCTTATTATCCGATGGATAGGGGCTATTCTGATTCTCCATTATTTAATGGAACAGTCACTGAAAAGGATTTTAATACAATAGCGTATAGACCATCGGTTGACGTATATCTTGGAACACATAGTAGATGGAAATTGAATTGGGACATTGAATCAGAGTTAGATGCTGAATATAGCAGAACCTATAATAATGGCGGATTCTATCTGTACCATAATCAAACACACATATAGATATAATCACTAAAGATAATGTCAAAGAATGTACTAATAGTATCGTATTATTTCCCCCCAGGCGGAGGAGTTGGATCGTTCAGAGCTGCAAAATTTGTCAAGTATCTCCGTGGGTTTGATTGGACACCGTACGTAGTGTCGCTCCCACCGGATCGACAATCCAAGTTCTTATCTGATGATTTGGACAACGACCAATACGCTTCAATAACCGAAATTCCGGAGGAGACAAATCACGTTGACGTAACCGGAATAGCGGCATCAAAACCACTCGGAGGAATTCGATGGTTGCCATCGCTGTCTCGGGCGCTACCTAAAATAATCGAGACTCATGAGATTGATGTAGTGCTTCACACAGGTAGCCCTTTTCTCCCGCTTCTATGTTCCACATGGGTTCGTCACCGAACTGACGTGCCCTACATTCTTGATTTACGCGATCCTTGGTACGTAGACAAGGAACTGTTCGAAAACACAAAAAGCGTCGCAAATCCTATTTGGAACTGGATAAACAAAATATCGGAACAGAAAGCACTAAAATACTCGGATCGAGTCATTCTAAATACTCCGCGGATGGAGTCTCTATATAATGTGCAATATCCTGAATTTACACACAAATTTACTACCATTACAAACGGTTTTGATCCGTCAGATTACGATTACACAGCGGCAGATCCCTTTGAGGGTGTCAGGATTGTTCATCCAGGTCGGTTTCGACGCAAGACAGAGGGTCTACTGAAAGCACTTGAACAAACCACCCGTCGGGAGCCCGCAATCGAGCTCGTCCATTTTGGTCGGTTGGATTATCGACATACAGAGCGCTTCTATAACGAAGCAGAACGTCTCGGTATTCGAGACAAAATCGATGCTCGTGGATACACTGAACTTGAATCAATTGTTTCTACCATCAAAAGCGCTGATATTGGGTTAGTAGTTTCACGGCCGGGGGATCCAACACACATTCCAACAAAGATTTATGATTATATTGCGTGTGACATTCCAGTTCTGGCCCTTGATACCCCGGATGGTGCTTTAACTCAGATAATTGAACAATTCGACCATGCATATTGTGCCTCTCATGATGACGTTCAACGTATCATAGAAATATTAGATGTATTGATTGAGACTCAGCCACAAACCCTTGGAAGCGAAGAGCAGCGAAAAAAGTACACACGGCACCACTTGACAGGCAATCTTGCCCAGGTTTTGGAGGAAAGTATCGAAGTATCAGGTCGTATCTGACAATGATACTGTAAGCTCAGGAAGTCGTGTTGCTTGATATAGCCGAGCGGTCATTGTCACTGGATCCTCCGTCCTTCGAGAGAGAGTATTTGCCTTCGGATCGTAGGATCTCGAGAGCTGCTCCTGAAGATATTGCTCACCGCGATTACTCACTGTTCCGTGAAAAACATATTCAGTATACGGAACCTCAAATCCCGGCGGATTATATGGATATCCATATGGATTGTCAGATAGTAGTTCGCAATAAATGTCTGAACTCATATATTTAAGACAGTTGTCGAACTGCATTGATTTCCACCACGGATGTTCTGGAAATACTTTATACAACACCGCAAAGGCATACATATTAAATGAATGATACCCAATGGCTTTCTTTCGAAGCGATGTCTGAATGTTGGACAATGGAAGCGAGGCGCCAACTGCTGTTTTAACGTAATTGAATTGTTCGTCGGAAAGACAGGTACCTGCATAGAGTTTTGGTCGAAAGCGGGGTAAGAGTGCATGAAAAATTAACCCAGAATCATATGTTCGTAAGAGGACGTTCACTTTATCGAGAAAACATTCCACCCGATGGCCGACTCTCTGGTCGACTTCGTCATATTGTGCCAGAAGTGCGCCAGCGGCAGCGAACCAGAGTTGATGATTGAACGTTGGATCGTAGGAAAGTATAGAGCCATCAACCTCAACGCGTTTCCAAATTCCAGCCGGCTCATAAAACGGATGAAGGAGAAACACTTCTTCAGCCTGAGCGAGAAGTTCAGTTTCGTCGAAAAACCCTGCAGCTACGGCTAGTGCTTCGATTGTCCAGGCTTGTCCGACCAGGCCATTGCACCCGTCTTTGCCGGGTGCCTTTCGATGGTAGTATGTTGCGCCATTTGGTCGAGCGCGGTTACTCAAGAGATATTCCACTGCTTTTTTTGCTGCTTCGAGATACTCGTTATTCCTAGTCCATTCATAGCATTTCAGGAATGTAATTAACCAATGTGACGTATTACGAACTGGTGTCTCCGGGTCGTGGTACGGCCCATTATGACCTGCAGGTAATTCCCCAGTGTCTTTGTTTTGCTTTTCAATGGCCGTGCGTGAAGCGTCAATTAGAATCTCAGATACCGTAAGCTGGGTCATTCATCCTTAGCTACCAAAAACGAGGATTAAATACTATCGAAGTGACGACAATAGACAGGTTAACGGTTCCTCTTTTAGTAATCGAATGCAATGTCACAACCAGTTGCATCAGTTATTGTTCCTACATATAACGAAGCAGGAACAATTGAGACGTGTCTTGAGGCCTTATTGGGACAGACGTATGATGAGTATGAGATCATCATTTGTGATAATGGGTCAACGGATAATACACGTGATATTGTTAACGAATACCCTGTGAAACTAGTAGTTGAAGATAAAATTCAAGGGTCGTATGAAGCACGGAATAAGGGTGTGGAGGTCGCCAAAGGCGATATCCTCGCTTTTACCGATGCAGATTGCCGTCCAACGAAGCAGTGGATCGCTGAGGGTGTTCGTAAAATCCAAAATGGAGCTGATCTCATCGGTGGGAATGTTCGGTTTATGTTTTCTAACCCGCCGACACCTGCAGAGCTATTCGACTCCATCTCAAATATGCAGATTGAACGCGACGTTAAGGAGCGGTCGGTTGCAAAGACTGCTAACCTTTTCGTGAAACAAGAAGTGTACCACACTGTTGGATCATTTCAGTCGAATATGATTTCTGGTGGTGATGTTCAATGGACGAAAAAGGCGACTGATACAGGATTTACTATCGCTTATGAGGAGAACGCTGAGGTGCTTCATCCTGCTCGCTCGTTAGATGAATTATTAAAAAAGCAATATCGGGTCGGAATAGGCCAAATGGATCTCCGCTGGGAAACTGCTAACTCATTTGGAGAC of the Natronosalvus vescus genome contains:
- a CDS encoding glycosyltransferase, whose translation is MSQPVASVIVPTYNEAGTIETCLEALLGQTYDEYEIIICDNGSTDNTRDIVNEYPVKLVVEDKIQGSYEARNKGVEVAKGDILAFTDADCRPTKQWIAEGVRKIQNGADLIGGNVRFMFSNPPTPAELFDSISNMQIERDVKERSVAKTANLFVKQEVYHTVGSFQSNMISGGDVQWTKKATDTGFTIAYEENAEVLHPARSLDELLKKQYRVGIGQMDLRWETANSFGDLAKVGLWLLIGFAPRPPHYIKNDFERRDQSISLWKFILVFFVAWTCRIAQNLGRMYKMKQHLGR
- a CDS encoding agl cluster protein AglQ, which codes for MTQLTVSEILIDASRTAIEKQNKDTGELPAGHNGPYHDPETPVRNTSHWLITFLKCYEWTRNNEYLEAAKKAVEYLLSNRARPNGATYYHRKAPGKDGCNGLVGQAWTIEALAVAAGFFDETELLAQAEEVFLLHPFYEPAGIWKRVEVDGSILSYDPTFNHQLWFAAAGALLAQYDEVDQRVGHRVECFLDKVNVLLRTYDSGLIFHALLPRFRPKLYAGTCLSDEQFNYVKTAVGASLPLSNIQTSLRKKAIGYHSFNMYAFAVLYKVFPEHPWWKSMQFDNCLKYMSSDIYCELLSDNPYGYPYNPPGFEVPYTEYVFHGTVSNRGEQYLQEQLSRSYDPKANTLSRRTEDPVTMTARLYQATRLPELTVSLSDTT
- a CDS encoding glycosyltransferase, producing MSKNVLIVSYYFPPGGGVGSFRAAKFVKYLRGFDWTPYVVSLPPDRQSKFLSDDLDNDQYASITEIPEETNHVDVTGIAASKPLGGIRWLPSLSRALPKIIETHEIDVVLHTGSPFLPLLCSTWVRHRTDVPYILDLRDPWYVDKELFENTKSVANPIWNWINKISEQKALKYSDRVILNTPRMESLYNVQYPEFTHKFTTITNGFDPSDYDYTAADPFEGVRIVHPGRFRRKTEGLLKALEQTTRREPAIELVHFGRLDYRHTERFYNEAERLGIRDKIDARGYTELESIVSTIKSADIGLVVSRPGDPTHIPTKIYDYIACDIPVLALDTPDGALTQIIEQFDHAYCASHDDVQRIIEILDVLIETQPQTLGSEEQRKKYTRHHLTGNLAQVLEESIEVSGRI
- a CDS encoding glycosyltransferase family 4 protein; this translates as MKILRVSNSLSPEKVGGIGVHVDEMSKIQGENGHEVTVLTSDNGDRSLPHREDRGEYSVIRHKELARPADNSIAPGMIRSIVRQLRDYDVIHAHSYLYFSTNITSIISRLSDVPLAITHHGLFPSSAPNIIKKAYIPTVGRLTFNSADNVFCYTQSAANLLDEHNVTVPKKVIHNGIDCNRFSPDPSATSSAGQQLLFVGRVKRGKGAELLMEAFESVKQDYPELSVKIVGDGPQLSTLQEKYDDNRIIYAGEISYEEMPKQFRESDLLVLPTVTEAAIPRVVMEAWACGIPAVMTDVPRADRSKINAGGISLSRRTSEEVETAIRRLLEDDQLRREKGKRGRNIVLNNFSWEETVNMTTDQLRQISNLQ